In Lolium rigidum isolate FL_2022 chromosome 7, APGP_CSIRO_Lrig_0.1, whole genome shotgun sequence, the DNA window TGCTGGATTGCAAATTTGCTTCGCAGCTCTTACATCGCAAGCTTCGAGGCATGAAGTGACCTGTGTGAATCCTTCATCCACATCTGGAAGTGACCCTGCTGGGGAAATTCTTCTTGTGTTCATTCACGAAACATGTTTTTGCTAGAGAAATTTTCCTTGTGTTCATTCACGAAACCTGTACTGTTTTTTTATCCCTGCTTGATTGGATGCAATGGTTGCCGTTTTCCATCTGCTGTTGGATTGCAAATTTGCTTCGCAGCTCTTACATCGCAAGCTTCGAGGCGTGATGTGATATTACAGTCTCATTTTTCTACGCCTTCACGCTCTACAGTCTCCAAGCTCGTCTAACATCACTGAACATAAGTGGACTGCTGATACTCCAGCAACCTAAGAATGCACAAAAGTAAATCCGGTTTTGAACCAAACTGGGGAAACAAGATAATTGTTTTGGACAACCCACATCCCATGGTACAACCTAAGAGCATCAAGCAACTGAATCTCAAACAGCCCAGTTATGGCGGTACCCTTGACAACAAAATCAAGTTATGGTCGAGGATAGACGGCAACCTTGCTGGATGGATTTGTTTCCAAGGACAGACATTCTTATAGGCAAGCATCAAGCAACTGAATCTCAAAAAGCCCAGTTACAGCGGACCCAGGATAGACGGTTCCATTGTGACGGTTCCATCTGATTGATTAATACTCAGGCAACCTTGCTGAATGGATTTGTTTCCAAGGACAGCCATTCTTATAGGAAAATGTACAATGTTATACAGGAATACATTTACATATATAGTCAGGGACAGCCAAGACCTGCTTGGCTTTAAACTATGTTAGGCTGTATGGTGGTCCACTTCTATTGTGGACATAAATTAGATGCCTCTAAGGCAAATGATGCCACATTAACCCGCCCACATGCAGGATCAATCAACAAGCGAGCGCAGCCCCTGATAAATCACACCAGGGCGAAGATCATCCAGATTATCAGCGACTCTGTACCCACTATACTCCCTGAGGAGTGTCCAACCACGCCGAGACAGGAAATCTCTGAAGTCATCTTCGGTGTAGAATGTTTTATCTTCTGTCCGAACTGTCATGCGTTCTGCATCTTCGAATGTGCAGATCTTGATTGTTATCCCTGAAACGAACATAACAGGGATGAGCTTGGATCGATAGCCCTTCTGTACCTAATATCTTCGGTAATAGATTCTTTTAAAAGGAACAACAGTTACTAAACCAATAATTTCTTTGGTTTATAACATTAAAAGTATATTCAACAAGGATGTCCGCAGACCACACAAATTGCAGAATAGGTTCATTTGAGTGAGGGCATCATAATCATTACTGGAAGCATCAAAATAAATGCCCATGAACATGAATAGCAAATTTATCAATTAGTGATCAACATGGTGCAAGAATAGATGCAAAATTCATCAAGTCAGTAAGGGAAAATTCATCAAGTCGGTATATCAATGATCCATAGAACTACAATATGCCAATTTTGATTCTTAAGAAGAAAGTAAACAATCTTAGTCCATGGAAGAGAATACATTTTATAATTACCGTTATCAAGATGAAGAGCATATATTCCAACTGGCATATCCCTGTCCAAGGAACGAACAACCTCATCCTCATCTTCAAGCCAAAAAGCTCGTCTTGTTCTTAATCCGAATGCAGATTTGATGGCCTCTTTAATTGCCTCGGCAGTACCATCAATCCCTATTCTTTTAGTGTAGTCACCCCACTTGACTAAAATAACCCTCCCACCATAAGTACCCTGATTATCTCCACCTGCATGAGGTTTATGCAGATTTCTCAATCAATGCAACAGATGAAGAAAAGGAACCAAAGTAATTGAGTTGACCTGAGAATGTAACTGAGCTACTGGATGCTAAATTGTGTTGTTATAGGAGTTGAGCTTTTGTACCATGCAAGTGATAAGTTCTAGCACCTTAAATATAGTACAAATGTGTGCACTATCTATCAAGAAGAAATAAATCGAAACAATAGCAGAGGTTTTAAAGCCTTTTCTGGCTTCAGGTTCCTTAGAGCAGGAGGATATTCACATAACCAGAATAAATACTATCCAGTGAAAACCAAAATCAATTCATCAGCTAAACAGTAAGACAGCAGCATTCCCAATCAGTCCAAATTCCTGGTGGTGAAAATCCACAAGATCTTGAAATGTATTAACTTGCATTATGTATGGGTCTGTACCGTTAgttgaggtgtctctccaattccATGGGTTCACACCATTCGTTGCAACTGCATCAGCTGCAGTTAAAGAAAGTGGATGCCTGTCAGGCTCCAGACGATCGTCAACACTCAGCAATGACCTACCACTCGCTATAAAACAGAAAGAGGCAAAAGCAAATCAGCATCGATTATAACCTTGTCTTTATCACAATTGTAGTATGCAAACATTGATGACGGAAGTTGGATTACGAAACTACACAAATCAGATATAAAATGAAGTGTAATTTTAGTTTGTAGTTAGTGCCAAACTGGTCAAAACAACACCTTGACGTGATGGCCCATGTGATATTCACCTTGATTACTGAGCTATTTGGTCTAGATGCAAAGTTTTTGAGTCCTGATAGTGCAATAAGTGACTCACTACAGCATGAGTAAACTGCAATGGAGGTCCAAAAAGTATATTGAGGGTGACAAGTTAGTCCTAATAGTATGAGAGCATGTGTTTGAGCTCTGACAATGCAATAAGTGACTCTCTACAGGTTCTACCCGGCCAAAATCAGTGCCGGCCTGCACGCATGGCGGGTAGAGCACTGCCATGTAGACTGAGAATCACTTGGCAGCAAAACTCTTGCCAGGGCTATTAGGAAAATGTGCAAAAATTGTCATCATACATATTTTCCTCCATTCTCCTATTTATCGCCTCCTCTCCACATCTCTTCCACCTCTGGTGTTATCTCCCCTAGTTGAGACTTGAGAGCTTCTCCTGTTAGTCACTCAGCAGGAAGGCAGGGCACGAATGGCGCTTCTTCGTTTTCTGGAACTGTGCCCTCGCAGTTTGCCTTCGCCTTACGAATTGCACCCGAAAACCAGACAatttcccccgcaaaaaaaaagaaaaagaaaaccagACAATTTCCAGTTAGCCTACGTGGACCCTCAGCCTACATGGCAATGGCCAATCAACCACATATGCAGGTCACCGCTGATTCAGCCACGACTGGACCTACAATGACCTATTGCACATttgcactgctgggactcagataTGCACCGTCATACTATCAGCACTAACATGACACTCCAGGGATACCTATAGGACTACCAATGCACTCTACTCTTTTTAAATTATATTCCCTCCGTTTCAGTgaataaggcctatatttttattGAGAAGTCAATTTAAATGAAGTTAGACAAAAATTTAAGAAAAACTATCAACAACTGTAATATTatatagatatcatatgaaaatataggCCATGATGTTATCTAACAATATAAATTttatattttacatgttaataattttttcaaaaaacttggtcaaacttaacatagtttgacttttcaaaaaaatatacaCATTATTCATTGAACCAGAGGTAGTACATTGATATAAATGTGCTTTTTGATCGAGAATAATTTTTTCCTTGCATTTCATGGGCAACTTTCCTTCTTAGATATCCAATCTGGTTTCAGTCTGAAGCAGTTAAATTATAATCCTTACCCTTGGTTAAAAGAACATTATAAACCTAACCAGATTTCCATTTTAGAATGAATTACACAATTAGTGAGTAAAGAGCGCAAACTGTTATACAGGGTTAACAACAAAAAGCCTCACCAAGAAACTCACTATTTTTTGAACACTTTTTCGTGTGTTCGTCCATTACATGAAAATAACGATTGGTCCACAAATGACTCTATCTCAAGCTTGATATGCTAACCTCTAGGTCAGTAGGCAGGCACAACTTTCTGACAGAATGTTGAACCAAGTAAGTGGAAGGCCATAGGTATAAACATGAAACAAGCTGACAAAATGATATACAGAAATAAATAGGTCGGGATTATTGCAGACGACGAATATATCAGTACCTTCAACAGGGCCATATGGAATATTAGCATCTTCAAAACCTAGATTAAAGGCAGTGAACATGAGTTTATAAGCTAACAAAAAATCAATCAATCATAAATCTAATGTAATAAGCACAAAGTCCAAATATTCAGTTAGTCACTATTAATTAAACAGATACACCAGACATATAATCCAACAGTATATCCAATAGCCCCATCTTGTATGCACACCCGAGGTGGACACCCAAACTAGTTGCAAATATATAGTAGTAGTTAGCTTAGCAAATAGGCTCGTGGTAACTGCTAAGTATTATCACACCATGTAGACCGGTAAGCTTGAAGAGTGAAGTAACTTGATGCTATAAAATTTGGTGCCAGTAGTCAGCCACTGAACTAGACAGAAAATATAAGTGAACTAGTCTTTGTTGTTGTATTCAGACAGAGAACTAGACAGAAAATATAACACTGCAATATCTGAATTTGTGCAGTACAGGAACTACCAACAGCTTAAGTTGCTAGCAATTGGCGCTGCACAGATTCACTGATGTATACCTAATTTTACACTGATGCAATACCCAATCCGTATGACCAAAAGCTGAAGGCGTAAGTTACCAAATACTAATGAGAATGGGGAATTGAAGTGTCTGTCAGCAAGCAAACAAGCATAGGTGTGTTAGTCAGACAGAAGGGCAGGAGAAGCATGATTCATACCCTTATCCGCGAATTGCAGGTAGGACTCGATCTTGGTGGTTGGCGTGGGGCTCTTGGCGACGCCGCCACTCCCGCCGGGCGAGCCAGCGGCCTTCCCTCTGCGCTTGAGCAGGTCGTCGATCTCCTTGTAGTATGCCATCTTTGCGGAGCCgttccctccggcggcggcgctgctgcgtGCGTGGCTGCGCGCCTTCTTGAACTCCTTGAGGAGGTTGCGCCACTTGTCGGTGCACATGCTCGGGGAGCGGTCGAAGCCCTGCTCGCGCATCTTGGCGGAGATGGCCTCCCAGAGGTGCTTGTTGGACTTGGAGGTGTTGAAGTGGTCGTCCATCTCCCGGCGCAGCGCGATGAGGCAGAGCGTCTCGTCCTGGACCCAGGTCTCGGCGCGCTTCTTCGGGGCGGAGGCGCGCgaggaggagtcgtggtcgtgggcggcggcgccgtcctcgccgctgctCTCCGGGAGCAGCAGCGACGGGGTGGGCGGCTGCGGCCCGGAGAGGAGCATCGCCGGCCGCGGCGGAGCGGGTGCTGGGGTTCGGGGAGCGGGACTGTGTGCGTGTGCGTCAGGTGAGCGGTGGTGGGGAGTGGAGACTCACTGGAGAGCGCGGCCGGGCCCCGTCTTCCGACGAGGACTGTCGGGGCGACGGGGTCTCCCGGAGAAGGGGAACTGAGCAAGCCCTGCCCACTACCCGGCCCTGCTCAGATCGGCCCTACAACGGCCCATATGGCGTAGCGGGCTAGTCCAGCCCATTAGTTTTCAAGTAGCCCGTTTCCCGTGGCCACCGCCTCGATCTCCAACCCTGATCGCTACAACCTCCCATCCCATCGATACACCGTAAGATCGATCGACGTTGAAGACGAGAGACAACCGATAATCGGATCTCAAGCGTGGGATCGATGGGCCGCCAGTACTATCGCTACCGGCGCTCCCTGGATCCTTTTGCATATATCTACGACAACGACTACGACGACGAGGAAGGCTCCCAAGGCGAAGGGCGTGACAGCAATGAATCTGGAAGTGAGATATCGATGGATGGCTGGTCGTACGGCGTGCGCATGGACGACGAAGAGCATGACATCAACGGATCTCAAAGCGAGGCGTCGActgcggacgacgacgacgacgatgaccacGGTATCCTAAGCGCACCCAACTCACCCCCGAAACCTCCTCCTTATGGCTACccagaggacgacgacgacgaggaggaggagatcgtAAGCGCACCCAACTCACCCCCGAAACCTCCTCCTTACGGCTACCCAGACGACGCCGACGGCAATGTGCCGAGACCAGAGTTCGTGCTCATCGAGCCGCACGCCTACTTCGCCGACCGCACCAACGCCACCACCGCCTACTGCGAGACGAGCGGCCTCGGCACCAGGGGCACCATCAAGGTCACCTTCTGCGCCGCGCGCCCGCCGCTGGTCTCCTACTTCTGCGTCCACGCCAATGCCATTGGCTACACCGAGTTCGCCGTCAAGCCCCACATCATCGCCGCGGAGTCCGACGGCGGCCTCGTGCTCCTCCGCCTCGCCATAGACAAGTTCGGCTTCGCCAGAGACGAACGCGGCTTCCCCGTGGACA includes these proteins:
- the LOC124674366 gene encoding trihelix transcription factor GT-1-like isoform X2 — translated: MLLSGPQPPTPSLLLPESSGEDGAAAHDHDSSSRASAPKKRAETWVQDETLCLIALRREMDDHFNTSKSNKHLWEAISAKMREQGFDRSPSMCTDKWRNLLKEFKKARSHARSSAAAGGNGSAKMAYYKEIDDLLKRRGKAAGSPGGSGGVAKSPTPTTKIESYLQFADKGFEDANIPYGPVEADAVATNGVNPWNWRDTSTNGGDNQGTYGGRVILVKWGDYTKRIGIDGTAEAIKEAIKSAFGLRTRRAFWLEDEDEVVRSLDRDMPVGIYALHLDNGITIKICTFEDAERMTVRTEDKTFYTEDDFRDFLSRRGWTLLREYSGYRVADNLDDLRPGVIYQGLRSLVD
- the LOC124674366 gene encoding trihelix transcription factor GT-1-like isoform X1 translates to MLLSGPQPPTPSLLLPESSGEDGAAAHDHDSSSRASAPKKRAETWVQDETLCLIALRREMDDHFNTSKSNKHLWEAISAKMREQGFDRSPSMCTDKWRNLLKEFKKARSHARSSAAAGGNGSAKMAYYKEIDDLLKRRGKAAGSPGGSGGVAKSPTPTTKIESYLQFADKGFEDANIPYGPVEASGRSLLSVDDRLEPDRHPLSLTAADAVATNGVNPWNWRDTSTNGGDNQGTYGGRVILVKWGDYTKRIGIDGTAEAIKEAIKSAFGLRTRRAFWLEDEDEVVRSLDRDMPVGIYALHLDNGITIKICTFEDAERMTVRTEDKTFYTEDDFRDFLSRRGWTLLREYSGYRVADNLDDLRPGVIYQGLRSLVD